A portion of the Ferrovum sp. JA12 genome contains these proteins:
- a CDS encoding helix-turn-helix domain-containing protein, with product MTDNVNNQSTLILSLGQQLEQMRIQKDLSIEQVSGKLKFSIKQLTYLEQDKFDELLSPYLVRAMLRSYAKFLSVDEQPLILELERVLPAAKIQSFTKQEVAVQPKSVRFSMAKSPSNRFGFKAVLIGILLLVLLSLILWFQRNYLHLSGLHTAEKKESYNNSAIQTPPTVSLTPQNHEATQDLVKPVDINTAPLAEPTQSNPLPLANTNEKTNSSPGEAVSNHKTNQ from the coding sequence ATGACTGACAATGTAAATAACCAATCTACTTTAATTTTAAGTTTAGGTCAGCAGTTGGAGCAAATGCGAATCCAAAAAGATTTATCCATTGAGCAAGTCAGTGGAAAACTTAAGTTTTCAATAAAACAGTTAACTTATCTTGAGCAGGATAAGTTTGATGAACTGTTAAGTCCCTATCTTGTTCGTGCCATGTTACGCTCCTATGCTAAGTTTCTATCCGTTGACGAACAACCATTGATTTTAGAGCTTGAGAGAGTTTTGCCCGCCGCTAAAATTCAGTCTTTTACTAAACAAGAAGTAGCTGTTCAACCTAAAAGTGTTCGTTTTTCTATGGCAAAGAGTCCTTCCAACCGATTTGGATTCAAAGCTGTGTTAATCGGTATATTGTTGCTTGTTTTGTTATCGTTAATCTTATGGTTTCAAAGAAACTACTTGCATCTTTCAGGTCTACATACCGCTGAAAAAAAGGAAAGTTATAACAATTCCGCTATCCAAACTCCTCCCACGGTTAGCTTGACACCGCAAAATCATGAAGCAACTCAAGACTTAGTGAAGCCTGTGGATATTAATACTGCGCCCCTTGCCGAGCCGACACAATCCAACCCATTACCTTTAGCTAACACTAATGAGAAAACCAATTCTTCGCCTGGTGAGGCTGTTAGCAATCATAAAACTAATCAATGA